Within the Gordonia westfalica genome, the region CGGGTGGCGAGGCGACGCTGTTGTCGATCGTCGCAGCGCTCATGCGCAGACCGTCGGTCCTGCTCCTCGACGAACCGACCAACAACCTCGACACCAGTTCACGGACAAGGCTTTTCGACGCCATCGACGCCTTCGCCGGCACGGTGATCGTCGTGAGTCACGATCTCGAACTGCTCGAGCGCGTAGACGCGACGCTCGAGCTGTATCGGGGCCGCGTCCGGTTCTTCGGCGGTCCGTACACGCACTATCGCGAGATCGTCGACGCCGAGCAGGACGCGGCGGAGGCGGCGGTCGCGACCGCCGCCGGCGATCTCCGCAGACAGCGCCGCGAGCTGGTAGACGCGCAGATCAAGCTCGATCGCCGGGCTCGCACCGCGGCGACCGCCGAACGGGAGAAGCGGGTGCCGAAGATCATCGCGCACAAGCGTCGAAGCGAGGCCCAGGTCTCGGCCGGAAAGCTGCGCAACGCCCATCGCGACGACGTGGCAGCGGCCGCCTCCCGTCTCGACGGGGCGCGTGAGGACGTCCGCGACGACCGAACCGCACGCATCTCGGTGCCCGAGGTCGAGGTCGCGTCACGCACCCAGGTCATCACCGACGATCGGCTGCGCATCGACGGCCCGGAACGGATCGCGCTCGTGGGGCCCAACGGTTCCGGGAAGTCGACGCTGATCGCCGACCTCATCGGAAGCGAGTCCATCGCGGTTCCGTATGCGTATGTGCCGCAACAGATCGCCTTCGACGACCCGGCGGTGTCGATCGCCGGAATGGTGTCGGCGCACCATCCGGACATCGGCACGCAGGAGGTCCGCGCCCATCTGGCGCGCTTCCTGTTCCGCGGAACGCGCGCCGACCGTGCGCTCGGGGAGCTCTCCGGCGGCGAACGGCTGCGCGTCGGCCTCGCCGACGCACTGCTCGGTGACCCGACCCCGAAGCTGCTGATCCTCGACGAACCGACCAACAACTTGGATCTCGACACCGTCACGCAACTCGTCGCGGCGCTCGAGAGCTGGAACGGCGCGCTACTCGTCGTCTCGCACGACGCCGGGTTCCTGGACCGGATCGGGATCGACCGTCGGGTCGGGATGGACGGGTCATCACCAGGCAAACCTTCGATCCATAGGTAGTTCCTCACGCGTCCTGAGCCACCCCGACTTTGAGGGTGACCGGGCTCTCGTGATCGGATGAATGTTGCGCAGCACAACAGTCGTGGCGATTCGCCGCGAACGAGACAGCCCAGGAGGCCGGACATGACCACTATCGAGGTGACCGGTCGGCGTCAGCAGCAGGCCTGGGCCGACAAGGTGCTCCCACCCGTCGAAGAGGTGCGTCCCGGCCTGTGGTCGATCCCCGTGCCGATGGGCCCCAATCCACTGCGATACGTCCTGGTCTACGCCCTGGCGCGACCCGACGGCGGCCTGGCGCTCATCGACGTGGGCTGGCCGTCGGACGAGTCGTGGCAGGCCCTCGTCGACGGCATCCGCAGCACCGGCCACGACGTCACCGACGTCCGATCGGCCGCCATCACCCACTTCCATCCCGATCATTTCGGCCTGGTCCCGAGGCTGCTCGAACACACCGACGCCGAACTCCTGATGCACCGCGACGACGCCTGCCACCTCCGCTATCACTCCGACGACGAGGTCGAACGCCAGCTCGACGAGGCCCGGTGGGAACTGCGGGTGCTCGGCGCCCCGGCCGACGTCGCCGGGCTGGGACTCGTCGACTTCGTCCGGTTGCCCGACGGCCGGACCATCGATCGGGAACTGACCGCCGACGCCCCGCTCGACATCCCGGGCTGGAACCTGCGCGCGATCTGGACACCTGGCCACACCCCCGGCCACCTGTGTTTCGCCGACGACGACGCCGGGATCATCTTCACCGGTGACCACCTTCTGCCCCGGATCAGCCCGAACGTATCCACCAGCCCGATGCAGACGCAGAGCCCGCTCGCGGACTACCTGACGTCGCTGGCCAACACCGAGCGGATGCGCGACCACGAGGCCCTGCCGTCGCACGAGTACCGCTTCCGCGGTCTGGGCGCCCGCGTCACCGGACTGCTGTCCCATCACGAGGAACGGCTCACCGAGATCACCGAGACGGTCGCCGCCCGCCCGGAGTCCACGGCATGGGAGATCACCCGGTCCGTCAGCTGGTCCCGGCCGTTCAGCGACCTCAACCTCACGATGAAACGACTCGCCCTCCGCGAGACCGACGCTCACCTGCTGGTCCTGAGTGAACGCGGAATCCTCGCCTCGACGACGGCACCGACGGAACCCGACCTCGCCGACACCGCGATCGAACCGGTCCGGTGGTCGCTGTCGACCATGTCCGAACACCGCACCAGCAGTTCACCATCCGCAGTTCACCACACAGAGGAGAATCACGCATGAGCGCCGTGCTCACCGAGTTCGCCGACGGAGTCGCCGTCATCACGATCAACCGCCCCGAGGCGAAGAACGCCGTCAACCTCGAGGTGTCCGAGGGCATCGCCGCCGCCATCGACGAACTCGAGTCGCGCGACGACCTCACGATCGGCATCCTCACCGGCGCCGGCGGCACGTTCTGCGCGGGCATGGACCTCAAGGCCTTCTCGCGCGGCGAGCAGGTCTCGCTGAAGGGCCGCGGTTTCGGTGGCCTCACCGAGGCCCCGCCGAGCAAGCCGCTGATCGCCGCGGTCGAGGGCTGGGCCCTGGCCGGAGGCTGTGAGCTCGCCCTGTCGGCCGACCTCGTCGTCGCCGCCG harbors:
- a CDS encoding MBL fold metallo-hydrolase codes for the protein MTTIEVTGRRQQQAWADKVLPPVEEVRPGLWSIPVPMGPNPLRYVLVYALARPDGGLALIDVGWPSDESWQALVDGIRSTGHDVTDVRSAAITHFHPDHFGLVPRLLEHTDAELLMHRDDACHLRYHSDDEVERQLDEARWELRVLGAPADVAGLGLVDFVRLPDGRTIDRELTADAPLDIPGWNLRAIWTPGHTPGHLCFADDDAGIIFTGDHLLPRISPNVSTSPMQTQSPLADYLTSLANTERMRDHEALPSHEYRFRGLGARVTGLLSHHEERLTEITETVAARPESTAWEITRSVSWSRPFSDLNLTMKRLALRETDAHLLVLSERGILASTTAPTEPDLADTAIEPVRWSLSTMSEHRTSSSPSAVHHTEENHA